The Anguilla anguilla isolate fAngAng1 chromosome 4, fAngAng1.pri, whole genome shotgun sequence genome has a window encoding:
- the LOC118226257 gene encoding cathepsin L1-like isoform X2 encodes MPVSWSSEPIESTSKPGQTAPDDHCLQNQGIADLCILQFFLQYTMKVQAANCFLAWLVLLYGVVTSVDPDLDAEWQQWNIKYNGAVKKTRSLIRREIWEDNYRFIEDHNKRYKEGKETYELGLNVFGDLNTDEFVEVTKASSMAGTPKSSNLMLSAAELRHAASKLNSKSIDYRDMGYITPVEDQGFCGSCWAYSATGALEAQWKKKTGELIPLSKQQLVDCSTPTGNKACVGGRPSLAYMYIMQNGGIQAEDSYPYVMEERNCVANRSKNVVSVKDWKYVPPGDEQAFEDALVTIGPIAVVIDTTTRNFQFYRKGVFYDPKCSIWKQAHAVVLIGFGTEGPEEYWTIKNSWGVYWGEEGYMRLAKNRQRHCGISQYGVVPFV; translated from the exons ATGCCTGTGTCATGGAG CTCGGAGCCCATAGAAAGCACCTCAAAGCCAGGACAGACTGCCCCGGACGACCACTGTCTTCAAAACCAG GGCATTGCTGATCTCTGCATTCTTCAGTTTTTCCTTCAATACACCATGAAGGTCCAGGCGGCCAACTGTTTCTTGGCTTGGCTGGTTCTCTTGTATGGTGTAGTAACCAGTGTAGATCCTGACCTGGACGCTGAGTGGCAACAATGGAACATCAAATACAATGGAGCTGTTAAAAAG ACAAGGTCTCTGATAAGACGGGAGATCTGGGAAGATAACTACAGATTTATAGAAGATCACAACAAGAGATATAAGGAGGGCAAGGAAACCTATGAATTGGGCTTGAATGTGTTTGGGGATCTG aacacagaTGAGTTTGTGGAAGTCACAAAGGCATCCTCAATGGCAGGAACCCCAAAAAGCAGCAACCTGATGCTGTCTGCTGCTGAGCTGCGGCACGCTGCCAGCAAACTGAACTCCAAGAGCATAGATTACAGGGACATGGGCTACATTACTCCGGTCGAGGATCAG GGATTCTGTGGGTCCTGCTGGGCGTATAGTGCTACAGGGGCTCTGGAAGCCCAGTGGAAGAAGAAGACAGGAGAGCTGATCCCTTTGAGCAAACAGCAGCTCGTGGACTGCTCCACGCCCACAGGAAATAAGGCCTGTGTAGGAGGAAGGCCTAGCCTGGCTTATATGTACATCATGCAGAATGGAGGCATCCAGGCTGAAGACTCCTACCCCTATGTCATGGAG GAGAGGAACTGCGTTGCAAACAGAAGTAAGAATGTTGTCTCAGTGAAGGACTGGAAGTACGTCCCCCCTGGTGATGAACAGGCCTTTGAGGATGCTCTTGTGACCATTGGACCCATAGCTGTGGTTATTGACACGACTACTCGTAACTTCCAGTTCTACCGAAAAG GAGTATTCTATGATCCAAAATGCTCCATCTGGAAGCAAGCTCATGCTGTTGTACTGATCGGCTTTGGGACTGAGGGACCTGAGGAGTACTGGACAATCAAGAATAG CTGGGGTGTCTACTGGGGCGAGGAAGGATATATGCGACTGGCTAAGAACAGGCAGCGCCACTGCGGGATTAGCCAATATGGAGTTGTACCATTTGTGTAA
- the LOC118226257 gene encoding cathepsin L1-like isoform X1: MPVSWSSSEPIESTSKPGQTAPDDHCLQNQGIADLCILQFFLQYTMKVQAANCFLAWLVLLYGVVTSVDPDLDAEWQQWNIKYNGAVKKTRSLIRREIWEDNYRFIEDHNKRYKEGKETYELGLNVFGDLNTDEFVEVTKASSMAGTPKSSNLMLSAAELRHAASKLNSKSIDYRDMGYITPVEDQGFCGSCWAYSATGALEAQWKKKTGELIPLSKQQLVDCSTPTGNKACVGGRPSLAYMYIMQNGGIQAEDSYPYVMEERNCVANRSKNVVSVKDWKYVPPGDEQAFEDALVTIGPIAVVIDTTTRNFQFYRKGVFYDPKCSIWKQAHAVVLIGFGTEGPEEYWTIKNSWGVYWGEEGYMRLAKNRQRHCGISQYGVVPFV, translated from the exons ATGCCTGTGTCATGGAG CAGCTCGGAGCCCATAGAAAGCACCTCAAAGCCAGGACAGACTGCCCCGGACGACCACTGTCTTCAAAACCAG GGCATTGCTGATCTCTGCATTCTTCAGTTTTTCCTTCAATACACCATGAAGGTCCAGGCGGCCAACTGTTTCTTGGCTTGGCTGGTTCTCTTGTATGGTGTAGTAACCAGTGTAGATCCTGACCTGGACGCTGAGTGGCAACAATGGAACATCAAATACAATGGAGCTGTTAAAAAG ACAAGGTCTCTGATAAGACGGGAGATCTGGGAAGATAACTACAGATTTATAGAAGATCACAACAAGAGATATAAGGAGGGCAAGGAAACCTATGAATTGGGCTTGAATGTGTTTGGGGATCTG aacacagaTGAGTTTGTGGAAGTCACAAAGGCATCCTCAATGGCAGGAACCCCAAAAAGCAGCAACCTGATGCTGTCTGCTGCTGAGCTGCGGCACGCTGCCAGCAAACTGAACTCCAAGAGCATAGATTACAGGGACATGGGCTACATTACTCCGGTCGAGGATCAG GGATTCTGTGGGTCCTGCTGGGCGTATAGTGCTACAGGGGCTCTGGAAGCCCAGTGGAAGAAGAAGACAGGAGAGCTGATCCCTTTGAGCAAACAGCAGCTCGTGGACTGCTCCACGCCCACAGGAAATAAGGCCTGTGTAGGAGGAAGGCCTAGCCTGGCTTATATGTACATCATGCAGAATGGAGGCATCCAGGCTGAAGACTCCTACCCCTATGTCATGGAG GAGAGGAACTGCGTTGCAAACAGAAGTAAGAATGTTGTCTCAGTGAAGGACTGGAAGTACGTCCCCCCTGGTGATGAACAGGCCTTTGAGGATGCTCTTGTGACCATTGGACCCATAGCTGTGGTTATTGACACGACTACTCGTAACTTCCAGTTCTACCGAAAAG GAGTATTCTATGATCCAAAATGCTCCATCTGGAAGCAAGCTCATGCTGTTGTACTGATCGGCTTTGGGACTGAGGGACCTGAGGAGTACTGGACAATCAAGAATAG CTGGGGTGTCTACTGGGGCGAGGAAGGATATATGCGACTGGCTAAGAACAGGCAGCGCCACTGCGGGATTAGCCAATATGGAGTTGTACCATTTGTGTAA
- the LOC118226257 gene encoding cathepsin L1-like isoform X4: MPVSWSSEPIESTSKPGQTAPDDHCLQNQFFLQYTMKVQAANCFLAWLVLLYGVVTSVDPDLDAEWQQWNIKYNGAVKKTRSLIRREIWEDNYRFIEDHNKRYKEGKETYELGLNVFGDLNTDEFVEVTKASSMAGTPKSSNLMLSAAELRHAASKLNSKSIDYRDMGYITPVEDQGFCGSCWAYSATGALEAQWKKKTGELIPLSKQQLVDCSTPTGNKACVGGRPSLAYMYIMQNGGIQAEDSYPYVMEERNCVANRSKNVVSVKDWKYVPPGDEQAFEDALVTIGPIAVVIDTTTRNFQFYRKGVFYDPKCSIWKQAHAVVLIGFGTEGPEEYWTIKNSWGVYWGEEGYMRLAKNRQRHCGISQYGVVPFV; this comes from the exons ATGCCTGTGTCATGGAG CTCGGAGCCCATAGAAAGCACCTCAAAGCCAGGACAGACTGCCCCGGACGACCACTGTCTTCAAAACCAG TTTTTCCTTCAATACACCATGAAGGTCCAGGCGGCCAACTGTTTCTTGGCTTGGCTGGTTCTCTTGTATGGTGTAGTAACCAGTGTAGATCCTGACCTGGACGCTGAGTGGCAACAATGGAACATCAAATACAATGGAGCTGTTAAAAAG ACAAGGTCTCTGATAAGACGGGAGATCTGGGAAGATAACTACAGATTTATAGAAGATCACAACAAGAGATATAAGGAGGGCAAGGAAACCTATGAATTGGGCTTGAATGTGTTTGGGGATCTG aacacagaTGAGTTTGTGGAAGTCACAAAGGCATCCTCAATGGCAGGAACCCCAAAAAGCAGCAACCTGATGCTGTCTGCTGCTGAGCTGCGGCACGCTGCCAGCAAACTGAACTCCAAGAGCATAGATTACAGGGACATGGGCTACATTACTCCGGTCGAGGATCAG GGATTCTGTGGGTCCTGCTGGGCGTATAGTGCTACAGGGGCTCTGGAAGCCCAGTGGAAGAAGAAGACAGGAGAGCTGATCCCTTTGAGCAAACAGCAGCTCGTGGACTGCTCCACGCCCACAGGAAATAAGGCCTGTGTAGGAGGAAGGCCTAGCCTGGCTTATATGTACATCATGCAGAATGGAGGCATCCAGGCTGAAGACTCCTACCCCTATGTCATGGAG GAGAGGAACTGCGTTGCAAACAGAAGTAAGAATGTTGTCTCAGTGAAGGACTGGAAGTACGTCCCCCCTGGTGATGAACAGGCCTTTGAGGATGCTCTTGTGACCATTGGACCCATAGCTGTGGTTATTGACACGACTACTCGTAACTTCCAGTTCTACCGAAAAG GAGTATTCTATGATCCAAAATGCTCCATCTGGAAGCAAGCTCATGCTGTTGTACTGATCGGCTTTGGGACTGAGGGACCTGAGGAGTACTGGACAATCAAGAATAG CTGGGGTGTCTACTGGGGCGAGGAAGGATATATGCGACTGGCTAAGAACAGGCAGCGCCACTGCGGGATTAGCCAATATGGAGTTGTACCATTTGTGTAA
- the LOC118226257 gene encoding cathepsin L1-like isoform X3, with translation MPVSWSSSEPIESTSKPGQTAPDDHCLQNQFFLQYTMKVQAANCFLAWLVLLYGVVTSVDPDLDAEWQQWNIKYNGAVKKTRSLIRREIWEDNYRFIEDHNKRYKEGKETYELGLNVFGDLNTDEFVEVTKASSMAGTPKSSNLMLSAAELRHAASKLNSKSIDYRDMGYITPVEDQGFCGSCWAYSATGALEAQWKKKTGELIPLSKQQLVDCSTPTGNKACVGGRPSLAYMYIMQNGGIQAEDSYPYVMEERNCVANRSKNVVSVKDWKYVPPGDEQAFEDALVTIGPIAVVIDTTTRNFQFYRKGVFYDPKCSIWKQAHAVVLIGFGTEGPEEYWTIKNSWGVYWGEEGYMRLAKNRQRHCGISQYGVVPFV, from the exons ATGCCTGTGTCATGGAG CAGCTCGGAGCCCATAGAAAGCACCTCAAAGCCAGGACAGACTGCCCCGGACGACCACTGTCTTCAAAACCAG TTTTTCCTTCAATACACCATGAAGGTCCAGGCGGCCAACTGTTTCTTGGCTTGGCTGGTTCTCTTGTATGGTGTAGTAACCAGTGTAGATCCTGACCTGGACGCTGAGTGGCAACAATGGAACATCAAATACAATGGAGCTGTTAAAAAG ACAAGGTCTCTGATAAGACGGGAGATCTGGGAAGATAACTACAGATTTATAGAAGATCACAACAAGAGATATAAGGAGGGCAAGGAAACCTATGAATTGGGCTTGAATGTGTTTGGGGATCTG aacacagaTGAGTTTGTGGAAGTCACAAAGGCATCCTCAATGGCAGGAACCCCAAAAAGCAGCAACCTGATGCTGTCTGCTGCTGAGCTGCGGCACGCTGCCAGCAAACTGAACTCCAAGAGCATAGATTACAGGGACATGGGCTACATTACTCCGGTCGAGGATCAG GGATTCTGTGGGTCCTGCTGGGCGTATAGTGCTACAGGGGCTCTGGAAGCCCAGTGGAAGAAGAAGACAGGAGAGCTGATCCCTTTGAGCAAACAGCAGCTCGTGGACTGCTCCACGCCCACAGGAAATAAGGCCTGTGTAGGAGGAAGGCCTAGCCTGGCTTATATGTACATCATGCAGAATGGAGGCATCCAGGCTGAAGACTCCTACCCCTATGTCATGGAG GAGAGGAACTGCGTTGCAAACAGAAGTAAGAATGTTGTCTCAGTGAAGGACTGGAAGTACGTCCCCCCTGGTGATGAACAGGCCTTTGAGGATGCTCTTGTGACCATTGGACCCATAGCTGTGGTTATTGACACGACTACTCGTAACTTCCAGTTCTACCGAAAAG GAGTATTCTATGATCCAAAATGCTCCATCTGGAAGCAAGCTCATGCTGTTGTACTGATCGGCTTTGGGACTGAGGGACCTGAGGAGTACTGGACAATCAAGAATAG CTGGGGTGTCTACTGGGGCGAGGAAGGATATATGCGACTGGCTAAGAACAGGCAGCGCCACTGCGGGATTAGCCAATATGGAGTTGTACCATTTGTGTAA
- the si:ch211-1a19.3 gene encoding uncharacterized protein si:ch211-1a19.3 — MASSKSSQTTRNIVIAFLALWSVISLIIIVVWATSPDLKGSSQCRAELQTVIEKLEGAKVVWAKDKAALEDLVRQGWDNQTLLSRQISELVEALQETNISLSDCEEENKLLNANITVLVMEIEEHEKTEANLTSEIALQKDHIESLQLNLTQISHQFESCEALRSAAESQQRAAESQRKACESSKHYIQKQLQRCKDESPNTLRTTGNRTPGLYSSPLVLFFCAMGLHWLSS, encoded by the exons ATGGCCAGCTCCAAGTCCTCCCAGACCACCCGCAACATCGTGATTGCGTTTCTCGCTCTGTGGTCCGTGATTTCTCTCATCATCATCGTGGTGTGGGCAACCTCCCCTGACTTGAAAGGTTCCAGCCAGTGCAGGGCTGAGCTTCAGACGGTGATAGAGAAGCTGGAGGGAGCCAAGGTGGTGTGGGCTAAGGACAAGGCAGCCTTGGAGGACCTGGTGCGACAGGGTTGGGACAACCAAACCCTCCTGAGCAGACAGATCAGCGAGCTCGTGGAGGCGCTGCAAGAAACCAACATATCTCTGAGCGACTGTGAGGAGGAGAAT AAACTTTTGAATGCAAACATAACAGTCCTGGTAATGGAAATCGAGGAACATGAAAAAACGGAGGCGAACCTAACTTCAGAAATCGCACTACAGAAAG ACCATATCGAAAGCCTGCAGCTGAACTTGACTCAGATTTCCCATCAGTTTGAGTCATGTGAGGCCTTGCGCAGTGCAGCCGAGAgccagcagagagcagcagagagccaGAGGAAAGCGTGCGAGAGCAGCAAGCATTACATACAAAAGCAACT TCAGCGGTGCAAGGATGAGAGCCCCAATACCTTAAGAACGACTGGAAACAGAACGCCCGGTCTCTACTCCAGCCCCCTGGTCCTGTTCTTCTGTGCCATGGGCCTTCATTGGCTCTCATCTT GA
- the LOC118226257 gene encoding cathepsin L1-like isoform X7, with amino-acid sequence MFIIQSEGIRDKDSYACVMELGAHRKHLKARTDCPGRPLSSKPVTSVDPDLDAEWQQWNIKYNGAVKKTRSLIRREIWEDNYRFIEDHNKRYKEGKETYELGLNVFGDLNTDEFVEVTKASSMAGTPKSSNLMLSAAELRHAASKLNSKSIDYRDMGYITPVEDQGFCGSCWAYSATGALEAQWKKKTGELIPLSKQQLVDCSTPTGNKACVGGRPSLAYMYIMQNGGIQAEDSYPYVMEERNCVANRSKNVVSVKDWKYVPPGDEQAFEDALVTIGPIAVVIDTTTRNFQFYRKGVFYDPKCSIWKQAHAVVLIGFGTEGPEEYWTIKNSWGVYWGEEGYMRLAKNRQRHCGISQYGVVPFV; translated from the exons ATGTTCATCATACAGAGCGAAGGCATCCGGGATAAAGACTCCTATGCCTGTGTCATGGAG CTCGGAGCCCATAGAAAGCACCTCAAAGCCAGGACAGACTGCCCCGGACGACCACTGTCTTCAAAACCAG TAACCAGTGTAGATCCTGACCTGGACGCTGAGTGGCAACAATGGAACATCAAATACAATGGAGCTGTTAAAAAG ACAAGGTCTCTGATAAGACGGGAGATCTGGGAAGATAACTACAGATTTATAGAAGATCACAACAAGAGATATAAGGAGGGCAAGGAAACCTATGAATTGGGCTTGAATGTGTTTGGGGATCTG aacacagaTGAGTTTGTGGAAGTCACAAAGGCATCCTCAATGGCAGGAACCCCAAAAAGCAGCAACCTGATGCTGTCTGCTGCTGAGCTGCGGCACGCTGCCAGCAAACTGAACTCCAAGAGCATAGATTACAGGGACATGGGCTACATTACTCCGGTCGAGGATCAG GGATTCTGTGGGTCCTGCTGGGCGTATAGTGCTACAGGGGCTCTGGAAGCCCAGTGGAAGAAGAAGACAGGAGAGCTGATCCCTTTGAGCAAACAGCAGCTCGTGGACTGCTCCACGCCCACAGGAAATAAGGCCTGTGTAGGAGGAAGGCCTAGCCTGGCTTATATGTACATCATGCAGAATGGAGGCATCCAGGCTGAAGACTCCTACCCCTATGTCATGGAG GAGAGGAACTGCGTTGCAAACAGAAGTAAGAATGTTGTCTCAGTGAAGGACTGGAAGTACGTCCCCCCTGGTGATGAACAGGCCTTTGAGGATGCTCTTGTGACCATTGGACCCATAGCTGTGGTTATTGACACGACTACTCGTAACTTCCAGTTCTACCGAAAAG GAGTATTCTATGATCCAAAATGCTCCATCTGGAAGCAAGCTCATGCTGTTGTACTGATCGGCTTTGGGACTGAGGGACCTGAGGAGTACTGGACAATCAAGAATAG CTGGGGTGTCTACTGGGGCGAGGAAGGATATATGCGACTGGCTAAGAACAGGCAGCGCCACTGCGGGATTAGCCAATATGGAGTTGTACCATTTGTGTAA
- the LOC118226257 gene encoding cathepsin L1-like isoform X5, which translates to MPVSWSSEPIESTSKPGQTAPDDHCLQNQVQAANCFLAWLVLLYGVVTSVDPDLDAEWQQWNIKYNGAVKKTRSLIRREIWEDNYRFIEDHNKRYKEGKETYELGLNVFGDLNTDEFVEVTKASSMAGTPKSSNLMLSAAELRHAASKLNSKSIDYRDMGYITPVEDQGFCGSCWAYSATGALEAQWKKKTGELIPLSKQQLVDCSTPTGNKACVGGRPSLAYMYIMQNGGIQAEDSYPYVMEERNCVANRSKNVVSVKDWKYVPPGDEQAFEDALVTIGPIAVVIDTTTRNFQFYRKGVFYDPKCSIWKQAHAVVLIGFGTEGPEEYWTIKNSWGVYWGEEGYMRLAKNRQRHCGISQYGVVPFV; encoded by the exons ATGCCTGTGTCATGGAG CTCGGAGCCCATAGAAAGCACCTCAAAGCCAGGACAGACTGCCCCGGACGACCACTGTCTTCAAAACCAG GTCCAGGCGGCCAACTGTTTCTTGGCTTGGCTGGTTCTCTTGTATGGTGTAGTAACCAGTGTAGATCCTGACCTGGACGCTGAGTGGCAACAATGGAACATCAAATACAATGGAGCTGTTAAAAAG ACAAGGTCTCTGATAAGACGGGAGATCTGGGAAGATAACTACAGATTTATAGAAGATCACAACAAGAGATATAAGGAGGGCAAGGAAACCTATGAATTGGGCTTGAATGTGTTTGGGGATCTG aacacagaTGAGTTTGTGGAAGTCACAAAGGCATCCTCAATGGCAGGAACCCCAAAAAGCAGCAACCTGATGCTGTCTGCTGCTGAGCTGCGGCACGCTGCCAGCAAACTGAACTCCAAGAGCATAGATTACAGGGACATGGGCTACATTACTCCGGTCGAGGATCAG GGATTCTGTGGGTCCTGCTGGGCGTATAGTGCTACAGGGGCTCTGGAAGCCCAGTGGAAGAAGAAGACAGGAGAGCTGATCCCTTTGAGCAAACAGCAGCTCGTGGACTGCTCCACGCCCACAGGAAATAAGGCCTGTGTAGGAGGAAGGCCTAGCCTGGCTTATATGTACATCATGCAGAATGGAGGCATCCAGGCTGAAGACTCCTACCCCTATGTCATGGAG GAGAGGAACTGCGTTGCAAACAGAAGTAAGAATGTTGTCTCAGTGAAGGACTGGAAGTACGTCCCCCCTGGTGATGAACAGGCCTTTGAGGATGCTCTTGTGACCATTGGACCCATAGCTGTGGTTATTGACACGACTACTCGTAACTTCCAGTTCTACCGAAAAG GAGTATTCTATGATCCAAAATGCTCCATCTGGAAGCAAGCTCATGCTGTTGTACTGATCGGCTTTGGGACTGAGGGACCTGAGGAGTACTGGACAATCAAGAATAG CTGGGGTGTCTACTGGGGCGAGGAAGGATATATGCGACTGGCTAAGAACAGGCAGCGCCACTGCGGGATTAGCCAATATGGAGTTGTACCATTTGTGTAA
- the LOC118226257 gene encoding cathepsin L1-like isoform X6, with protein sequence MFIIQSEGIRDKDSYACVMEQLGAHRKHLKARTDCPGRPLSSKPVTSVDPDLDAEWQQWNIKYNGAVKKTRSLIRREIWEDNYRFIEDHNKRYKEGKETYELGLNVFGDLNTDEFVEVTKASSMAGTPKSSNLMLSAAELRHAASKLNSKSIDYRDMGYITPVEDQGFCGSCWAYSATGALEAQWKKKTGELIPLSKQQLVDCSTPTGNKACVGGRPSLAYMYIMQNGGIQAEDSYPYVMEERNCVANRSKNVVSVKDWKYVPPGDEQAFEDALVTIGPIAVVIDTTTRNFQFYRKGVFYDPKCSIWKQAHAVVLIGFGTEGPEEYWTIKNSWGVYWGEEGYMRLAKNRQRHCGISQYGVVPFV encoded by the exons ATGTTCATCATACAGAGCGAAGGCATCCGGGATAAAGACTCCTATGCCTGTGTCATGGAG CAGCTCGGAGCCCATAGAAAGCACCTCAAAGCCAGGACAGACTGCCCCGGACGACCACTGTCTTCAAAACCAG TAACCAGTGTAGATCCTGACCTGGACGCTGAGTGGCAACAATGGAACATCAAATACAATGGAGCTGTTAAAAAG ACAAGGTCTCTGATAAGACGGGAGATCTGGGAAGATAACTACAGATTTATAGAAGATCACAACAAGAGATATAAGGAGGGCAAGGAAACCTATGAATTGGGCTTGAATGTGTTTGGGGATCTG aacacagaTGAGTTTGTGGAAGTCACAAAGGCATCCTCAATGGCAGGAACCCCAAAAAGCAGCAACCTGATGCTGTCTGCTGCTGAGCTGCGGCACGCTGCCAGCAAACTGAACTCCAAGAGCATAGATTACAGGGACATGGGCTACATTACTCCGGTCGAGGATCAG GGATTCTGTGGGTCCTGCTGGGCGTATAGTGCTACAGGGGCTCTGGAAGCCCAGTGGAAGAAGAAGACAGGAGAGCTGATCCCTTTGAGCAAACAGCAGCTCGTGGACTGCTCCACGCCCACAGGAAATAAGGCCTGTGTAGGAGGAAGGCCTAGCCTGGCTTATATGTACATCATGCAGAATGGAGGCATCCAGGCTGAAGACTCCTACCCCTATGTCATGGAG GAGAGGAACTGCGTTGCAAACAGAAGTAAGAATGTTGTCTCAGTGAAGGACTGGAAGTACGTCCCCCCTGGTGATGAACAGGCCTTTGAGGATGCTCTTGTGACCATTGGACCCATAGCTGTGGTTATTGACACGACTACTCGTAACTTCCAGTTCTACCGAAAAG GAGTATTCTATGATCCAAAATGCTCCATCTGGAAGCAAGCTCATGCTGTTGTACTGATCGGCTTTGGGACTGAGGGACCTGAGGAGTACTGGACAATCAAGAATAG CTGGGGTGTCTACTGGGGCGAGGAAGGATATATGCGACTGGCTAAGAACAGGCAGCGCCACTGCGGGATTAGCCAATATGGAGTTGTACCATTTGTGTAA
- the LOC118226210 gene encoding death-associated protein kinase 3-like yields the protein MAGFRQEDVEVYYEMGEELGSGQFAIVRKCREKSTDSEYAAKFIKKRRLSSSRRGVSREEIEREVNILRELQHTNIITLHDIFENKTDVILILELVSGGELFDFLAEKESLTEEEATQFLKQILDGVHYLHSKRIAHFDLKPENIMLLDKNVPNPRIKLIDFGIAHQIKAGNEFKNIFGTPEFVAPEIVNYEPLGLEADMWSIGVITYILLSGASPFLGETKQETLTNISGVNYDFDEEYFSNTSELAKDFIRRLLVKDPKKRMTIEDSLQHPWIKVIKRRNVRQEESGRKPERRRLKTTRLKEYTIKSHSSMPPNNTYVNFERFSQVMEEIGAAEEGLRQLERNQRSCQEDVAALLSIYEEKEGWYKEENESIEGDLGQIRQELQRAQAQRRQSQEEVRSALLAANALKRKFGRLENRFDSLAEQVASEVRWVEELVCSLAPEKLSGTSLC from the exons ATGGCAGGATTCAGACAAGAGGATGTGGAGGTGTACTATGAGATGGGAGAGGAACTGGGGAG cGGGCAGTTTGCCATTGTGCGCAAGTGCCGCGAGAAGAGCACGGACTCGGAATACGCCGCCAAGTTCATCAAGAAGCGGCGGCTGTCGTCCAGCCGGCGGGGCGTGAGCCGCGAGGAGATCGAGCGAGAGGTGAACATCCTGCGGGAGCTCCAGCACACCAACATCATCACGCTGCACGACATCTTCGAGAACAAGACCGACGTCATCCTCATCCTGGAGCTGGTGTCCGGCGGGGAGCTCTTCGACTTCCTGGCTGAGAAAGAGTCCCTGACCGAGGAGGAGGCCACTCAGTTTCTGAAGCAGATCCTGGACGGCGTCCACTACCTGCACTCCAAGCGTATCGCCCACTTTGATCTCAAG CCTGAAAACATCATGCTGCTGGATAAGAATGTTCCTAACCCGAGGATCAAGCTGATTGACTTTGGGATTGCACATCAGATCAAAGCAGGAAATGAGTTTAAGAACATCTTTGGCACACCTGAGTTTGTAG CTCCAGAGATAGTCAATTATGAGCCCCTTGGCTTGGAAGCTGATATGTG gAGTATTGGAGTCATCACGTACATCTT GCTAAGTGGTGCCTCGCCCTTCCTTGGAGAGACCAAACAAGAGACACTGACCAACATTTCGGGCGTCAACTACGACTTTGATGAGGAGTATTTCAGCAATACCAGTGAACTGGCCAAGGACTTCATTCGTAGACTGCTGGTCAAAGATCCCAA GAAGAGAATGACAATTGAAGACAGTCTGCAGCATCCTTGGATCAAG GTGATCAAGAGGCGGAACGTGCGGCAGGAGGAGAGCGGGCGCAAGCCGGAGCGGCGGAGGCTGAAGACCACTCGTCTGAAGGAGTACACCATCAAGTCCCACTCCAGCATGCCGCCCAACAACACCTACGTCAACTTCGAGCGCTTCTCCCAAGTGATGGAGGAGATTGGCGCTGCCGAGGAGGGCCTGCGGCAGCTGGAGCGCAATCAGCGGTCCTGCCAGGAGGACGTGGCCGCCCTGCTCTCCATCTACGAGGAGAAGGAGGGCTGGTACAAGGAGGAGAACGAGAGCATCGAGGGCGACCTGGGCCAGATCCGCCAGGAGCTGCAGCGCGCCCAGGCCCAGCGCCGCCAGAGCCAGGAGGAGGTGCGCTCCGCCCTGCTAGCGGCCAACGCCCTCAAGCGCAAGTTCGGGCGCCTGGAGAACCGCTTCGATTCGCTGGCCGAGCAGGTGGCCTCGGAGGTGCGCTGGGTGGAGGAGCTGGTGTGCTCGCTCGCGCCGGAGAAGCTCTCTGGCACCAGCCTGTGCTGA
- the si:ch211-1a19.2 gene encoding T-cell receptor beta-1 chain C region: MRRAEGLWISLLLLGFTNGGQPDQQQVLFSDGIQLLVEGTSNSTAPRVLVFLPARVEKTSQNVTLLCLARGLFAGLVDLTWMINDTVVTTAGSVAQVIREPNGSYTATGFLVIATTVWSPRNIYKCAAIQGSQVYEGSAQTSCFSDTS; this comes from the exons ATGAGGAGGGCAGAAGGACTCTGGATCAGTTTACTTTTACTGGG GTTTACAAACGGAGGTCAACCAGATCAGCAGCAAGTTTTATTCAGTGACGGAATCCAACTCTTGGTAGAGG GTACTTCGAATTCCACCGCTCCCAGGGTGCTTGTCTTCCTGCCTGCCAGGGTCGAAAAAACTTCGCAGAATGTCACGCTGTTATGTTTAGCCCGTGGGCTCTTCGCCGGTCTTGTGGATCTCACTTGGATGATCAACGACACTGTGGTGACCACGGCGGGCAGCGTCGCTCAAGTAATTAGAGAACCAAACGGTTCATATACTGCTACCGGATTCCTTGTTATTGCAACCACCGTATGGAGCCCGAGAAACATCTACAAGTGCGCTGCAATTCAGGGTAGCCAAGTTTATGAAGGAAGCGCGCAAACCTCTTGCTTCTCGGACACGAGTTAA